Within the Enterobacter roggenkampii genome, the region CTTGCCGATGGCGCTGGGCCTGCCGCTGCATGCCGCGATGCTCTATTACGCAGAACAACTGGCCGCCCTGCCTCCTGACAGGCAATACCTGTTCATCAGCAGCCCGGCGTTCCTGAAGCGCCTGGATACCGAGCTTGCCGCGCCGCCCGTCAGGATGCTGATTTCAGCAGGTGGAATGCTGCCCTGGCGTGACGTCTCGACCACCTCCGGCTGGCTTAACCTTTGGCCGGATGAAATTTATGGCAGTACCGAAACCGGGATCCTCGCCTGGCGCCATCGTCAGGAGGATAACGTGCCCTGGCTACCGTTCCCCGGCGTGATCTTCCATCAGGAAGATGACGCCTGTCGCGTTACGTCGCCACTGATCCATGAGCCAGAAGGGCTCCAGCTCGACGATATCCTGCACTTCGACAGCGAGGGGCTTTTCAGCATCGCCGGTCGCCGCGGGCGAGTGGTCAAAATTGAAGAAAAACGCATCTCGCTTAACGAGATCGAACGCCGCCTGCTGGAGCTCGACGGTATTTGCGAAGCGGCCGCCCTGCCGGTCACGCGCGGGGGTCGTCAGGGGATTGGCGCCCTGCTGGTTCTGGATGAAACGGCCCGTCAGCGCGGGTATGTGCAGGATAAAAAAGCGCAGGAGTTCGCCTGGCGTCGCGCCCTGCTGCCGTGGCTTGAACCCGTCGCGGTGCCGCGCTACTGGCGCATCGTTGATGAAATGCCGGTAAACAGTATGAACAAGCGTGTCTATGCGCAGTTAGAGGAGTTATTTCAT harbors:
- a CDS encoding acyl-CoA synthetase, with product MTNPLPLGQWLNAPRPDDTPVAWLDDRTWTLGQLRHDVTLLVETLRQQEGERWALCFENSYLFIVALLASLHAGKTPVIPGHSRVSQLEEQQSLFSGVLSDRTLGFHGKQIVVASSHQTASHWVPLPIIDENRFVELFTSGSTGTPRRVVKHIVSLDREARLLANRFGERLAGCSIVASVVPQHLYGLTFRIVLPMALGLPLHAAMLYYAEQLAALPPDRQYLFISSPAFLKRLDTELAAPPVRMLISAGGMLPWRDVSTTSGWLNLWPDEIYGSTETGILAWRHRQEDNVPWLPFPGVIFHQEDDACRVTSPLIHEPEGLQLDDILHFDSEGLFSIAGRRGRVVKIEEKRISLNEIERRLLELDGICEAAALPVTRGGRQGIGALLVLDETARQRGYVQDKKAQEFAWRRALLPWLEPVAVPRYWRIVDEMPVNSMNKRVYAQLEELFHENS